The DNA region TTCCCGCGGCATGCCGCACGCTGTTCTGGGAAACGCCGACCTGACGGTGCTGGTAGTGCGCAACGATCGACATTCGCTCCGAGCCCTGTCGTCCTCTGTGGACTTGATTCGCGAGGAGATCGGCCTCCTCGGTACAGCGGATGACGGCTTGGTGGTCGTTCTTGCGGCTGCTCCCGCCGGGTTTCCGGTCAAGGAGGTCGAGAGGCAGTTCGCGAAACTCGGTCTGCCGGTCATCGGCGAAATGCCGTGGGACCCCTCGGCCGCCATGCAGTTCACGGACACGTTCAGGCCAGGCAAACGCTTCGAGGTCTCGCCGTTGCTTGAAACGTCCCGGAAGCTTGGGTTTGAAATCGGCAAGCGAGCCTTCACGCGGTCGCGAAGGCTTCGAGGGCGGGCGATCCCTCAGCAGGTGCCCGCCAGGAACGAGGCGCCACGACGTGAACTCGTGAGAAGGCCACCGCCTCCTTCGATCCCACGGCCTGCCGCGTCTGCTGGGGGAGGGGATCGCCATGGTGGTTGAGCGGGATTTCGCCGGGGCTGACGAACTCGTCGATCGTGTCCAGCAAGCCCTCGCGAAGCAGGTTGAGGAAGCGATGGCACGCCACAGCGAGCCGGAATCACAAGGTTTCGAGCGTGCGTTGGCCGGAAAGCTGATCGACGAGGTGCTCTCGGTTGCGATCAAGGAGTGGGCTGGCCGAGGGCGGCCGTTTCTTGATCCAGGCAAGGAGTGGTTCGTCAAGCAGGCCGTGATGGCGGAGATGTTCGGCCTGGGACGGCTGGAGCCGCTGCTGGCCGACGAAGGCGTCGAGAACATCGACATCATCGGCAACGAGCCCGTCTGGCTGTCCTATGCGGACGGAACGGTCATGCGCGCGCCCCGGATCGCACCGACCGATGAAGCCTTGCTTCGTTGGCTGCAGCGTCTGGCCGCCCGCCACGGACGGACCGAGCGCTCCATCAACAGCACGTCACCACTGCTGAACATGGAACTACCGGGAGGCGAGCGCCTGGCTGCCACCATCGAAGTCAGCGACCGCCCGCACGTCTCCATCCGACGGCACCGGCTGTCCAAGACCGGACTGGCGGACCTCCGCAAGCGGAGGATGATCTCGACGGCGCAGCTCGCACTCTTGCGCGCGGCAGTGCGAGCGGAGAAGAACATCGTCGTTTGCGGCAGGCAACGGGCGGGGAAGACGACGCTCCTGCGAGCTCTCTGCTGGGAGATCCCTCCGTACGAACGGTTCGCGACGCTGGAGACCGAGTTCGAGCTCGGCCTGCACCGGCATCGTGATCGCTTTCCCGCCGTGGTCGCCTTCGAGGAACGGGTCGGCAATTCGGAGCGGTCCGGCAGCACCGTTGCCGACCTGTCGCACTTGGTCTGGCAGTCGCTGCGCATGCACATCACACGCACGATCGTCGGTGAGGTCCGTGGCCGCGAGATCATCCCGATGCTCGACGCGTTGTCGACGGGCGGATCGGGCTCACTCTCCACGCTGCATGCGCGGAACGCGGGGGACGCCATCAACCGGATGGCTCGTCTATGCCTTGAGGGGAACTCGGCATGGACTCCCGAGCTGGCGCAGGAAACCGTCGCGCACGCGATCGATCTCATCGTGCACGTCGATCTCGTCGCCGACGGAAGCAGCCTCGATCGCTACGTTGCCGAGATCGTCTCCGTCGAGGCCGGTGAGTACGGCCGGCCCGCGCGGACCTACCTCTTCCAACGCGCTGCAGGTCGTCGTTCTGTGCCTACCGGGAATCTGCCGACCGACATCGAGGACTACGAGCGCGCCGGGTTCGACCGGGCTTGGCTGACCTGCGGTAGCGATGGGGAGTGGGCCCATGCCTGAACTCGTCCTTGTTCTGCTTGGCGTCGGTCTCGTCGGCGGCCTGGCCCTCATCGGCGCCGGGGCGTTCGGATTCGGACGGCGACGGAAGGTCGCCTTCCAGCCAAAGATGCTGTGGTGGCGTCGTCGTGCAGATCGTGGCTTGCGTTGGCGAGGACCGCTCGCGCTGTCTGCAGGTGCTCTCGTCTGGCTTGTCTCCGGCTGGCCGGTCGCCGGGGTGGCCATCACGATCTTCATCGTCTTCCTGCCGTGGCTTTTCGCGGCGGGTGCGATCGCCAAGCAGCGCATCGAACGGCTGGAAGCCCTTGAAACGTGGTTGCGACGTCTCAGCGATGTCATGGCGGCGGGAAACACCGGCCTCGTCAGCGCCATACAGAGCTCGACCCGCGAAGCGCCTGCCTGTCTCGCCAGCGAGCTGACCACGCTGGCGCATCGTCTGCGGACCTGGGACGTGCAGGAAGCCTTGCTCGAGTTCGCCGACGACGTCGACGACCAGATCGGGGATGCCGCGGTGGCCGGCCTCTGCGTCGCACACCGCCAAGGCTCAGGGGTCGCCGTCCTGTTGCGTGCGCTCGCTCGCCAGGTTGCCGAGGACATCGTCGCTCGCCGGACCGCGGAATCCGAACGGGCACGGAGGAGATCTACTGCGCGGGTCTTGCTCGGCATCTGGGCCGCGATGTTCTCGGGGATCGCTCTCTTCGGTAGCTCGATGTACACCGCGGCCTATGCCACTCCGGTCGGACAGGTTGTCCTGGCCGTCGTGCTCGGGCTGGTCGGCGCCTCCGCGGTATGGCTGCGCCAGCTGGGCCTTGAGCCACCTGCCGCCAGGTTCCTTGCCGCACGGGCTCGGCGGCGGACATGAGCACACTCGGCCAACTCATCCTGCTGGCACTGGGGATCGCCGGCGGCACGACACTGATCGTCGCGGCATACGTGCCGGGACGTCTCCGGCTCAGCGATGTCCTGAACGGTCCGCCAGCCGTCTCGGACAGCTCGTCGCTGAATCCCGCCTTTCGAGCGATGATCCGGCTCGCCGACCGCTGCGGAGCGAGAGCGCCGGCCACAGACCTCGACCTTGTCGGCCAGACGCGCGAATCCTTCATGCTGAGCCGCATCGGCTACGCGTCCGCCGGAGCCCTGGCGGTCCCGCTGACGAGCGCCGCGCTCGCCGTCCTCGGTGCTGGGACACCGGTCTTCCTAACCGGAGCGATGTCGCTGTGCGTGGCGGCATTCGGCTGGACATTTCCGCGACTTCTGCTGCGCGCTAAGGCGCAGAGAGCACGGGCCGCGTTCCAGGGCGCACTGATCGCTTACGCACACCTCGTCGCTCTCGGGCGTCTCGGTGACCGCGGTCCGGTCGAAGCGATGCGCTACCCGGCCTCGTTGGGCGAAGGCTGGGCATTCCACCGGATCCGGCTGGCGATGAACGAAGCGTCCTTGCGCGGCCGGATGCCGTGGGAAGGACTTGAGCGCCTCGCCGGCGAGCTGGGTGTTCGCGAACTCAGGGATCTCGGCCACATCATCACCAGCGCGAGCGAGGGCGGAGCGAGCATCGCGGACACCCTGCGCTCGAAAGCGGCCTCGATCGCCCAGCAAGGCCTGGCGGATCAGAAGACCGGCTCGTCGATCCGTTCGGATCGGATGGACATGCCGATCGCCTTGATGGGCCTGGCATTCATCGTCTTTCTCGCCTTCCCCGGCATTTTCACGATGCTCGGCACCTGAACAGAGGAGAAGCCCATGCTCAAAACAGTGGTGGCCCGCCTGCAGCTCGCCGTACTCACGATCGGATGCGTCCTGCAGAAGCGCGGAGTGCAGTTCGTGCGCGAAGCCGAGCGCGGTGACGAGAACATCACCAAAGCCATCTACGCCGTACTAGGTCTCGTGCTGGCCACCGCGATCGCCGGGGCGGTCACGGCCTTCGTGAACGGCAAGCTTCCGTTGATCGGAGGGCAATGAACCTCCGTCGCCGCGCCGCGGACCTGACTGGCGACCGCGGCGACGAGAACGTGTCAGCGATCCTCGGCCTGGGAGCACTTCTTCTGATCACCTGGGTCGTCTTGCAAGCCGTTCTGCTCTTCCTGGGGCGAAACGTGGCCTTGGAGGCGGCGAGGGATGGCGTCAACGTCGCGCGGCTGCCGCCCGTCGACGTGGTGGCCGCTGAGCAGCACGCCGAGAGCTACATCAGCCAGGTGACCGGAAGCTGGCTGTCCAATGTGGATGTGGAAGCCGTAAGCGACGGTCGAAACGTCACTGTGGTCGTCACTGCCGAGGCTGCTTCGCTCGTACCCTTCGCGCGTTTCTCCGTGAGCCAGCGAGCCTCCGGGCCGATCGAACAGCTGACGCCATGAGGTACGGAGATCGTGGCGACGTGAACGTCGAAGTCGTGATCGGCGTGTCGACGTTGATCGTCCTTTTCGGTCTCGCACTCGTCGGAATGCGGGTAATCACAGCAGAATCCGCGGTGGACGAGGCCGCCCGCTCCGCCGCACGTGCGGCTTCCATCGCCCGTGACGGTCATGCCGCTGCGTCGGTCGCCGAGGCACGGGCGCGAGCTGTCATCACTCAGCAGGGCTTGAACTGCACCGAGCTCAACATCGCCGTCGATGCTCGAGACTTCGCCAAGCCGCTGGGCGAGACCGGCTACGTGATCGCCACCGTCAGCTGTGAAGTCACGTTCGGCGATCTCATGATCCCGGGTTCCCGACTCGCGGCCGCGGAGTTCCGGTCACCGATCGATCGCTATGGAGCACGCCGATGATCCGTTTGCAGGGTGAACGCGGGTCTGTCTCGGTGTGGTTGGTCGGGCTGAGTATCGCCCTGATCATCGCGATCGGGTGGGCGGTCGACGGCAGCCGCAAGGCCCAAGCCCATTCGGAGGCGATGTCGATCGCCGAAGAGGCCGCGCGTGCAGCCGGGCAGGCGCTCCGCGTACAGGCTCTTGCCTCGGGCCAGGTCGCTGACGTCGATCCGCAGAAGGCCGTCGCTGAAGCGGAGCGCTACCTCGCGGCGACGGGCGTCGCCGGAACCGTTGTCGTGCAGGGCAATCGGATCGTCGTCGACACCGCTGTCACCAGAAGCACGATCTTCCTCGTCATCGTCGGTGTTTCGGAGTTCTCCGTGCGCGGTCATGGTGCCGCCGATCTGGTTTCCGACGGATAGGAGCCCGGCTATGAGAAGGTTCCTGCGGCTCCTCATCGGCCTCCTGGGACTGGGCCTGCTCGTCGTCGGTCCGCCGCTCCTCCTGTGGACGTTCAAGTCGGCGTTCCTGCCGGACCACGTGCCGGATCTCCGGGAAGTCGCCGGCTGGATCACCGACCGGGACTCCGGCCAGGTGTTCCTCCTCGTGGTGGCGGTCGCTGGCCTGGTCGCCTGGTTGCAACTCGTTGTCGCTGTCGTGCTTGAATGCGTCGCGCTCGCACGTGGCGTGGCGGCGCCGCGACTGCCCGGATTCCGCTGGGCTCAACGACTCGTGGCGGGAGTCCTCTTCGGGCTGGTAGTCGGTACGACGGCCGCCGAGGCTTCGCAACCTGCCGCCCCGGCTTCCATCGCCGCCCCGCAGATCTCCGGACAAAGCAGCCACCAGCTCCCGGAGCAGGCAGAGCCTTCACCCGTAGGCGGGTACACAGTCGTTCCCGGCGACTCGCTGATGAGCATCGCGGCCGAACAGCTCGGGGACGAGAACCGCTACGAGGAGATCTTCGCCCTGAACCAGGGGCGGCGTCAGGCCGATGGAGAGGCTCTCCGAAGCGTTGGCTTGATCAAGCCTGGTTGGCGCCTTGAGCTGCCTGCCGAAGATCGCTGTGTCGAGATCGTTGTCAAGGAGGGCGACACGCTGACGGCGATCGCTC from Amycolatopsis sp. EV170708-02-1 includes:
- a CDS encoding type II secretion system F family protein, whose protein sequence is MPELVLVLLGVGLVGGLALIGAGAFGFGRRRKVAFQPKMLWWRRRADRGLRWRGPLALSAGALVWLVSGWPVAGVAITIFIVFLPWLFAAGAIAKQRIERLEALETWLRRLSDVMAAGNTGLVSAIQSSTREAPACLASELTTLAHRLRTWDVQEALLEFADDVDDQIGDAAVAGLCVAHRQGSGVAVLLRALARQVAEDIVARRTAESERARRRSTARVLLGIWAAMFSGIALFGSSMYTAAYATPVGQVVLAVVLGLVGASAVWLRQLGLEPPAARFLAARARRRT
- a CDS encoding CpaF family protein, coding for MVVERDFAGADELVDRVQQALAKQVEEAMARHSEPESQGFERALAGKLIDEVLSVAIKEWAGRGRPFLDPGKEWFVKQAVMAEMFGLGRLEPLLADEGVENIDIIGNEPVWLSYADGTVMRAPRIAPTDEALLRWLQRLAARHGRTERSINSTSPLLNMELPGGERLAATIEVSDRPHVSIRRHRLSKTGLADLRKRRMISTAQLALLRAAVRAEKNIVVCGRQRAGKTTLLRALCWEIPPYERFATLETEFELGLHRHRDRFPAVVAFEERVGNSERSGSTVADLSHLVWQSLRMHITRTIVGEVRGREIIPMLDALSTGGSGSLSTLHARNAGDAINRMARLCLEGNSAWTPELAQETVAHAIDLIVHVDLVADGSSLDRYVAEIVSVEAGEYGRPARTYLFQRAAGRRSVPTGNLPTDIEDYERAGFDRAWLTCGSDGEWAHA
- a CDS encoding pilus assembly protein TadG-related protein: MIRLQGERGSVSVWLVGLSIALIIAIGWAVDGSRKAQAHSEAMSIAEEAARAAGQALRVQALASGQVADVDPQKAVAEAERYLAATGVAGTVVVQGNRIVVDTAVTRSTIFLVIVGVSEFSVRGHGAADLVSDG
- a CDS encoding type II secretion system protein, whose protein sequence is MSTLGQLILLALGIAGGTTLIVAAYVPGRLRLSDVLNGPPAVSDSSSLNPAFRAMIRLADRCGARAPATDLDLVGQTRESFMLSRIGYASAGALAVPLTSAALAVLGAGTPVFLTGAMSLCVAAFGWTFPRLLLRAKAQRARAAFQGALIAYAHLVALGRLGDRGPVEAMRYPASLGEGWAFHRIRLAMNEASLRGRMPWEGLERLAGELGVRELRDLGHIITSASEGGASIADTLRSKAASIAQQGLADQKTGSSIRSDRMDMPIALMGLAFIVFLAFPGIFTMLGT